One genomic window of Arachis stenosperma cultivar V10309 chromosome 10, arast.V10309.gnm1.PFL2, whole genome shotgun sequence includes the following:
- the LOC130956045 gene encoding uncharacterized protein LOC130956045 isoform X2, protein MGDLGKTALAQLVYNAAKDQNLFQKYIWVCVSENFEVKTVLKTILESLKKDAGGDSLEALQQKLREALNGQNYMLVLDDVWNEDHLKWSDLRLNYFQKMYQRWIEINVVGIELLVLLLVWNTSDVITSLNLVGAPFQSLQYLPRKEKEICRSSKSIIWLHVITITLLVGSIYGFVASPPPDGHAEGSG, encoded by the exons atgggGGATTTAGGCAAGACCGCCCTTGCTCAGCTCGTGTACAATGCTGCTAAAGACCAGAACCTCTTTCAGAAATATATATGGGTGTGCGTTTCAGAAAATTTCGAGGTGAAAACTGTTTTGAAGACGATCCTGGAGTCTTTGAAGAAGGATGCTGGTGGTGACTCATTAGAGGCCCTACAACAGAAGTTGCGAGAAGCATTGAATGGGCAAAATTATATGCTTGTGCTCGATGACGTGTGGAATGAAGATCATTTAAAGTGGAGTGATTTAAGATTGA ATTATTTCCAGAAGATGTATCAGAGATGGATTGAGATAAATGTTGTTGGTATTGAACTACTTGTTCTGCTTTTGGTGTGGAACACCTCTGATGTCATCACCTCTCTTAATTTAGTTGGAGCTCCCTTCCAGTCTTTGCAATATTTGCcgagaaaagaaaaag AAATTTGCCGTTCAAGCAAGAGCATTATCTGGCTTCATGTGATAACGATTACATTACTAGTTGGATCCATATATGGTTTTGTGGCATCTCCCCCTCCTGATGGCCATGCCGAAGGGAGCGGGTAG
- the LOC130956045 gene encoding uncharacterized protein LOC130956045 isoform X1, whose amino-acid sequence MGDLGKTALAQLVYNAAKDQNLFQKYIWVCVSENFEVKTVLKTILESLKKDAGGDSLEALQQKLREALNGQNYMLVLDDVWNEDHLKWSDLRLNYFQKMYQRWIEINVVGIELLVLLLVWNTSDVITSLNLVGAPFQSLQYLPRKEKVLGQMTYNSLSNRAPVLRRLLCLDSHIASSFSLFIIKFAVQARALSGFM is encoded by the exons atgggGGATTTAGGCAAGACCGCCCTTGCTCAGCTCGTGTACAATGCTGCTAAAGACCAGAACCTCTTTCAGAAATATATATGGGTGTGCGTTTCAGAAAATTTCGAGGTGAAAACTGTTTTGAAGACGATCCTGGAGTCTTTGAAGAAGGATGCTGGTGGTGACTCATTAGAGGCCCTACAACAGAAGTTGCGAGAAGCATTGAATGGGCAAAATTATATGCTTGTGCTCGATGACGTGTGGAATGAAGATCATTTAAAGTGGAGTGATTTAAGATTGA ATTATTTCCAGAAGATGTATCAGAGATGGATTGAGATAAATGTTGTTGGTATTGAACTACTTGTTCTGCTTTTGGTGTGGAACACCTCTGATGTCATCACCTCTCTTAATTTAGTTGGAGCTCCCTTCCAGTCTTTGCAATATTTGCcgagaaaagaaaaag TTCTTGGGCAAATGACATATAACTCGCTATCCAATAGAGCACCAGTTCTTAGAAGattattgtgtttggattctcatATTGCCTCTTCATTTTCCTTGTTTATAATT AAATTTGCCGTTCAAGCAAGAGCATTATCTGGCTTCATGTGA